The Terriglobus tenax genome contains a region encoding:
- the rpmH gene encoding 50S ribosomal protein L34: MPKRTFQPNRRRRSKVHGFLSRMATKAGRAVLNRRRAKGRHKIAVSAGFRD; this comes from the coding sequence ATGCCCAAGCGTACCTTTCAACCCAACCGCCGCCGCCGCTCGAAGGTTCACGGCTTCCTGAGCCGTATGGCCACCAAGGCTGGCCGCGCAGTTCTGAACCGCCGCCGCGCCAAGGGCCGTCACAAGATCGCCGTCAGCGCTGGTTTCCGCGACTAG
- the rnpA gene encoding ribonuclease P protein component has protein sequence MMHTDLRLRKHADYQSVYGRSRKQHARQMAYFFAPREDADAAGPRVGLTVGKVMGKAHDRNRIKRRMRAAVQANAALLTMPVDVILHPRRTVLEVEFEKLKADVADVFRAVQRATVKARA, from the coding sequence ATGATGCATACCGATCTTCGCCTTCGCAAGCACGCCGACTACCAGAGCGTGTATGGCCGCAGCCGCAAGCAGCATGCGCGGCAGATGGCCTACTTCTTCGCTCCGCGCGAGGATGCGGACGCTGCCGGGCCGCGCGTCGGCCTGACCGTGGGCAAGGTGATGGGCAAGGCGCATGACCGTAACCGCATCAAGCGCCGGATGCGCGCCGCGGTGCAGGCCAATGCCGCCCTGCTGACGATGCCGGTGGATGTGATTCTGCATCCGCGCCGTACCGTGCTCGAGGTGGAGTTTGAGAAGCTGAAGGCCGATGTTGCCGATGTGTTTCGCGCGGTACAGCGTGCGACGGTGAAGGCGCGGGCATGA
- the yidD gene encoding membrane protein insertion efficiency factor YidD, producing the protein MNTLFRGLFKLYRWTLSPLLHGFGLGGCKYQPTCSEYAEVALYRHGLVKGSLLALWRILRCNPFTKGGLDPVPPPRPDA; encoded by the coding sequence ATGAACACCCTGTTCCGCGGTCTGTTCAAGCTGTACCGCTGGACACTGTCTCCCCTGCTGCACGGTTTTGGCCTGGGTGGATGCAAGTATCAACCCACCTGCTCAGAATATGCGGAGGTTGCGCTGTACCGTCATGGCCTGGTGAAGGGTTCCCTGCTGGCGTTGTGGCGGATCCTGCGCTGTAACCCCTTTACCAAGGGCGGACTGGACCCGGTTCCACCGCCGCGTCCGGACGCGTAA
- the yidC gene encoding membrane protein insertase YidC: protein MAEIKNPNQQGGTGSTTTMLVMMVVFLGVFFGLRYFGPKKPAATVTPAQQQQAQQHQEAVNTATAAAVANASTASVAAQGEQTTTVESPVYRVTFTNKGAQVTHWILKDHKDSHGAPLDLVSKASAAKYGLPLSLYSYDTSAMAKLNSGLYVASATGTVTAPSTLTFTYAAGGLEVTKSFTFDSSYVLSAKVDVKQNGAPVRALLTWPGAFGDQENLTHHNYDQFDASQNGKEEHTAAKKVTGGNTLNGPFDWAGVSDAYFAAIFLPENPATASVVTLNRPIEVSKDGDGKNMTPVPALGAAMGDVNGALSTRLFVGPKAVSLLKSIHAADGKTTLEPLLDFGFFGVIGKYLFLALQAVHTYVPNWGWSIVILTIIINLILLPLRYKTMQSALKMQRIQPQMDAIKARYAKYKVTDPKRAEMNAEVMELQKREGVNVFGGCLPTLIQLPLLFAFLGMLPKVVELRGAHWFWLHDLTAADPYHILPIVMIVSQFLMQFYTPSPGIDPAQQKMMAFMMPVFSGYITWNYASGLALYWTIGNLIGIIQQQVMNRTKLGREMKELAAKRAKRRQPATIQGRR from the coding sequence TTGGCAGAAATCAAGAATCCCAATCAGCAAGGCGGAACCGGCAGCACCACCACGATGCTGGTCATGATGGTGGTCTTTCTCGGCGTGTTCTTCGGTCTTCGTTACTTTGGCCCGAAGAAACCGGCAGCGACCGTGACCCCGGCGCAGCAACAGCAGGCCCAGCAGCACCAGGAGGCGGTGAATACCGCCACCGCGGCCGCTGTTGCCAATGCATCGACCGCCAGCGTGGCCGCGCAGGGCGAGCAGACGACCACGGTTGAGAGCCCCGTCTACCGTGTCACGTTCACGAACAAGGGAGCTCAGGTAACGCACTGGATCCTGAAGGACCACAAGGATTCGCACGGCGCTCCGCTGGACCTGGTGAGCAAGGCCTCCGCCGCAAAGTACGGTCTTCCGCTGTCGCTCTACTCCTATGACACCAGCGCGATGGCGAAGCTGAACAGCGGCCTGTACGTGGCTTCCGCCACGGGCACGGTTACTGCTCCGTCGACGTTGACCTTTACCTATGCTGCCGGCGGCCTGGAGGTGACCAAGAGCTTCACCTTTGACAGCAGCTATGTGCTGAGCGCGAAGGTGGACGTGAAGCAGAACGGCGCCCCGGTGCGCGCCCTGCTCACCTGGCCCGGAGCCTTTGGTGATCAAGAGAACCTGACGCACCATAATTATGACCAGTTCGATGCCTCGCAGAATGGCAAGGAAGAGCATACGGCAGCCAAGAAGGTGACCGGCGGCAACACGCTCAACGGACCCTTTGACTGGGCCGGCGTGAGCGACGCTTACTTTGCCGCGATCTTCCTGCCGGAGAACCCGGCTACTGCGAGCGTGGTGACGCTGAACCGCCCCATTGAGGTCTCCAAGGACGGCGACGGCAAGAACATGACACCGGTGCCAGCGCTGGGCGCCGCCATGGGCGACGTGAACGGAGCGCTTTCAACGCGCCTGTTTGTTGGACCCAAGGCTGTGAGCCTGCTGAAGAGCATTCACGCCGCCGACGGCAAGACGACTCTGGAGCCGCTGCTGGACTTCGGCTTCTTCGGCGTGATCGGCAAGTACCTGTTTCTGGCTCTGCAGGCGGTACACACCTATGTACCGAACTGGGGATGGTCCATCGTCATCCTGACGATCATCATCAACCTGATCCTGCTGCCGCTGCGCTACAAGACCATGCAGTCCGCGCTGAAGATGCAGCGCATTCAGCCGCAGATGGATGCCATCAAGGCCCGCTACGCCAAGTACAAGGTTACGGACCCGAAGCGTGCCGAGATGAACGCCGAGGTGATGGAGCTGCAGAAGCGCGAAGGCGTCAATGTCTTCGGCGGCTGTTTGCCCACGCTGATCCAGCTTCCGCTGCTGTTCGCCTTCCTGGGCATGCTGCCCAAGGTCGTGGAACTGCGCGGAGCGCACTGGTTCTGGCTGCATGACCTGACGGCGGCCGATCCGTATCACATCCTGCCGATCGTCATGATCGTCTCGCAGTTCCTGATGCAGTTCTACACGCCGTCGCCCGGCATTGATCCGGCGCAGCAGAAGATGATGGCGTTCATGATGCCGGTCTTCTCCGGCTACATTACGTGGAACTACGCATCGGGCCTGGCGCTGTACTGGACTATTGGCAACCTGATCGGCATTATCCAGCAGCAGGTGATGAACCGCACCAAGCTGGGTCGTGAAATGAAGGAGCTGGCTGCCAAGCGTGCAAAGCGCCGCCAGCCGGCAACGATTCAGGGCCGCCGGTAA
- a CDS encoding Jag family protein: MEDLSQAAKKIAAFIQTLTTTGGMRLKYRITAGAGASDPDGLERRDIYVELAGPDAELMTERNGEVLRALEHIAAKILQLEPEDHDRISFDALGFKAERAAELRDTVEDAVERVRETGKPYSFRPMSSRERRMLHMALSEHTDLRTESSGEGRDRFVVLYPGDYQGTIRPPRRDDRGGGRRPGGRPGGSRSGGRGYRR, from the coding sequence ATGGAAGATCTTTCCCAGGCTGCGAAGAAGATTGCTGCATTTATCCAGACGCTGACCACCACCGGTGGCATGCGCCTGAAGTACCGCATTACAGCGGGCGCTGGCGCATCGGACCCGGATGGGCTGGAACGCCGCGATATCTACGTAGAGCTGGCGGGCCCCGATGCGGAGCTGATGACCGAGCGCAACGGCGAAGTGCTGCGCGCTCTCGAGCACATTGCCGCGAAGATACTGCAGCTTGAACCGGAAGACCATGACCGCATCTCCTTTGACGCACTTGGCTTCAAGGCAGAGCGTGCCGCCGAGCTGCGGGACACGGTGGAAGATGCCGTGGAGCGCGTGCGTGAGACGGGCAAGCCTTATAGCTTCCGCCCCATGAGCAGCCGCGAACGCCGCATGCTGCACATGGCGCTGAGCGAGCACACCGACCTTCGCACGGAGTCCAGCGGCGAAGGCCGCGACCGCTTCGTGGTTTTGTATCCCGGAGATTACCAGGGCACGATTCGCCCGCCGCGTCGGGACGATCGTGGTGGCGGCCGACGGCCAGGTGGACGCCCTGGTGGCTCTCGCTCCGGCGGACGCGGATACCGCCGCTAG
- a CDS encoding NADP-dependent oxidoreductase, with product MKCIRFHQFGGPEVLKFEEVQDPVPQAGEVLVRMTATSLNPIDMKLRSGAMQAFMPVTLPMIPGNDVSGVVAGIGPGVNHFELGQKVIGRSISTYAELVLVKASELTHLPDGVDPLTAAALPVVVTTGDQLIRACVASAQPTRILIAGALGSVGRAAVHAARKTTGVYVIAAVRSKQLDEARLLLASEVIALDDTAAMAALPAVDAVADTIGGKAAAALLPKVKPGGIFATITGLPASAAEFPQVQAKMIGSHADPSKVREFADDLRDGKFHLPIRAKFPLAQAAEAHTMAESGGGSAGKILLFV from the coding sequence ATGAAGTGCATCCGTTTCCATCAATTCGGTGGCCCTGAGGTTTTAAAGTTCGAAGAAGTCCAGGATCCGGTGCCACAGGCCGGCGAGGTGCTGGTGCGGATGACGGCGACCAGCCTCAATCCCATCGACATGAAGCTGCGCAGCGGAGCCATGCAGGCGTTCATGCCCGTCACGCTGCCCATGATTCCCGGCAACGACGTCAGCGGAGTCGTCGCGGGCATCGGTCCCGGCGTGAACCACTTTGAGCTGGGTCAGAAGGTTATAGGACGCAGCATCAGCACCTACGCCGAACTGGTTCTCGTCAAAGCTTCTGAGCTGACCCACCTGCCCGATGGCGTCGACCCTCTCACAGCCGCGGCGCTTCCCGTTGTCGTCACTACCGGCGACCAGCTTATCCGCGCCTGCGTCGCCTCGGCGCAGCCCACAAGAATTCTCATCGCTGGAGCGTTGGGCAGCGTGGGACGTGCAGCCGTTCATGCCGCCAGAAAGACCACCGGCGTCTATGTCATCGCCGCGGTCCGCAGCAAGCAACTGGACGAAGCGCGTCTGCTGCTGGCCAGTGAAGTGATTGCCCTGGACGATACCGCAGCGATGGCGGCTCTGCCCGCGGTCGATGCCGTGGCGGACACCATCGGCGGCAAGGCCGCCGCAGCCCTTCTGCCCAAGGTCAAGCCTGGCGGCATCTTCGCCACCATCACCGGTCTTCCGGCAAGCGCCGCGGAGTTCCCGCAGGTGCAGGCAAAGATGATCGGCTCCCATGCTGACCCATCCAAGGTGCGCGAGTTCGCCGACGACCTGCGCGACGGCAAATTCCATCTCCCCATCCGTGCGAAGTTCCCCCTGGCGCAGGCAGCAGAGGCCCACACCATGGCCGAGAGCGGCGGCGGCTCGGCAGGGAAGATTCTGCTCTTCGTGTAG
- a CDS encoding SRPBCC family protein, translating to MHTLRASTLIHAPIDRCFALSTHLTLVAQTLGMETASTGMVQLDDRVAWRGWKFGLPQRHLSHISAYQRPTYFQDTQQEGRFAFFQHDHWLRETEQGTLLEDEVRFSLPFGAPGRIIARLVLEPHIRRLVRERYALLKSVAESDAWRTYLPTDSRHLTL from the coding sequence ATGCACACTCTCCGCGCCAGCACCCTCATCCACGCACCCATCGATCGGTGCTTCGCGCTCTCCACGCATCTCACGCTTGTGGCGCAGACGCTTGGCATGGAGACCGCCTCCACCGGCATGGTGCAGCTGGACGATCGTGTCGCGTGGCGCGGATGGAAGTTTGGCCTGCCGCAGCGCCATCTCTCGCACATCTCCGCATATCAGCGGCCCACTTACTTTCAGGACACACAGCAGGAAGGCCGCTTCGCTTTCTTTCAGCATGACCACTGGCTCCGTGAGACGGAGCAGGGAACCCTACTGGAAGACGAAGTGCGTTTCAGCCTGCCCTTCGGCGCGCCCGGGCGTATCATCGCCAGGCTGGTGCTTGAGCCGCATATCCGTCGGCTGGTGCGCGAGCGCTATGCATTGCTGAAGTCCGTTGCGGAAAGCGACGCATGGCGCACGTATCTTCCAACGGATTCACGGCATCTTACCCTCTAA
- a CDS encoding phytanoyl-CoA dioxygenase family protein, translated as MHFSEQVREHGFAIVEDVLSPFQVDSLLAAVSSGAVPDALRGGVRNLMELVPEVRTLAASETLRALVAPVLGENFFVVRAILFDKTPDANWKVPWHQDVTIAVKERLECEGYGPWSTKADVLHVQPPADVLEKMISVRLHLDPCPSENGALKVIPGSHQHGKLNVAQMERFVEQDSFVCEVRLGGALLMRPLLLHASSPSTLPGHRRVIHLDFAAVSLPCNMEWFEQTDNPSLASL; from the coding sequence ATGCATTTCTCAGAACAGGTCCGGGAGCACGGCTTCGCCATCGTCGAAGACGTGCTCTCGCCGTTTCAGGTGGATTCGTTGCTTGCTGCTGTCTCCAGCGGAGCAGTTCCGGATGCGCTACGCGGCGGCGTGCGCAACCTGATGGAGCTTGTACCGGAGGTCCGCACACTCGCCGCATCAGAGACTCTCCGCGCCCTGGTCGCGCCAGTACTTGGAGAGAACTTCTTCGTCGTGCGCGCCATCCTCTTCGACAAAACACCGGACGCGAACTGGAAGGTGCCGTGGCACCAGGATGTCACCATCGCCGTAAAAGAACGCCTCGAGTGCGAGGGTTACGGTCCATGGTCCACCAAGGCAGATGTCCTGCATGTACAGCCGCCCGCAGATGTTCTGGAGAAGATGATCTCCGTGCGACTGCACCTTGATCCGTGCCCTTCTGAAAACGGTGCGCTCAAGGTCATCCCTGGATCTCATCAACATGGCAAGCTCAATGTTGCGCAAATGGAACGCTTTGTCGAACAAGACTCCTTCGTCTGTGAAGTTCGACTTGGCGGAGCGCTGCTTATGCGCCCACTTCTGCTGCACGCATCATCACCATCCACTCTGCCAGGCCATCGGCGCGTTATTCATCTGGACTTTGCTGCGGTCTCACTGCCATGCAATATGGAATGGTTTGAGCAGACAGATAACCCATCTTTGGCATCTCTTTAA
- the thrS gene encoding threonine--tRNA ligase, giving the protein MSSQTSSNVIRVQLPDGSVREVPQGTTPFDVANSISPRLAAAVVVARIKPLTAATTATEAETTETASEDAMYAAHEAGERIVDLSTPLTEDVALWLLKEDAPEALKVVRHSAAHVMATAVLELYPETKLGHGPATDAGFFYDFYREKAFTPDDLIRIEERMAEVVARDEKFVREYEPREQALAEFKANGDFMKQHFVEKFTKDGDQVSLYKNGAFVDFCRGPHVPSTGRVKAFKVMNLAGAYWLGDEKNPQLQRVYGTAFFNKKDLDAHFAHLEEIKARDHRVLGKQLDLYSIQEVAGSGLIFWHPKGGIVRKTMEDWMREECLRRGYDLVFTPHIMKRELWKISGHDGYYSKDMFPVMELDDAEYRVKPMNCPGHILIYKSTPKSYRDLPVRYAELGNVYRFERSGTMHGLLRVRGFTQDDAHVFCTSDQIKGEIEACLDFADAVLKTFGFQEYRLELSTHDPNKASDFVGTPEDWAHAEGALRDVLNARGITFQTFPGEAAFYGPKIDVKLVDVLGRLWQLSTVQFDFNLPKRFELEYVGEDGERHQPVMVHRALFGSVERFFGVLIEHYAGAFPLWLSPVQVGLVPISEKHHAYAEQVKQKLEAAGLRVELDLRNEKMNAKIRDFTLQKVPFVLIMGDKEAAAEAVSVRTRGAGDQGSVPLTEFITRAQELLDSKSPTL; this is encoded by the coding sequence GTGAGTTCCCAAACCAGTTCCAACGTCATTCGCGTCCAGCTTCCCGATGGTTCGGTCCGCGAGGTGCCTCAGGGCACAACGCCGTTCGATGTCGCCAACAGCATCTCGCCCCGTCTTGCCGCCGCCGTGGTGGTCGCCAGGATCAAGCCGCTGACCGCCGCGACCACTGCCACGGAAGCCGAAACGACCGAGACCGCCAGCGAAGACGCCATGTATGCCGCGCACGAAGCCGGCGAGCGCATTGTCGACCTCTCCACGCCGCTGACGGAAGATGTGGCCCTGTGGCTGCTGAAGGAAGATGCGCCCGAGGCGCTGAAGGTCGTTCGCCACTCCGCCGCGCACGTCATGGCCACGGCCGTGCTGGAGCTTTATCCCGAGACCAAGCTGGGTCACGGCCCCGCCACGGACGCAGGCTTCTTCTATGACTTCTACCGCGAGAAGGCCTTCACGCCCGACGACCTCATCCGGATCGAAGAGCGCATGGCGGAAGTCGTCGCACGTGATGAAAAGTTCGTGCGCGAGTACGAGCCGCGCGAGCAGGCTCTGGCCGAGTTCAAAGCCAACGGCGACTTCATGAAGCAGCACTTCGTCGAAAAGTTCACCAAAGACGGGGACCAGGTCTCGCTTTACAAGAACGGCGCGTTTGTCGACTTCTGCCGCGGGCCGCACGTTCCTTCCACCGGCCGCGTCAAGGCCTTCAAAGTCATGAACCTGGCCGGAGCTTACTGGCTTGGCGACGAAAAGAACCCTCAACTGCAGCGCGTCTATGGCACCGCCTTCTTCAATAAGAAGGACCTGGACGCTCACTTCGCGCACCTGGAAGAGATCAAGGCGCGCGACCACCGCGTTCTGGGCAAGCAGCTTGATCTGTACAGCATTCAGGAGGTCGCCGGTTCGGGCCTCATCTTCTGGCATCCGAAGGGCGGCATCGTCCGCAAGACCATGGAAGACTGGATGCGCGAAGAGTGCCTGCGCCGCGGCTACGATCTCGTCTTCACGCCGCACATTATGAAGCGCGAGCTCTGGAAGATCAGCGGCCACGACGGCTACTACTCCAAGGACATGTTCCCCGTCATGGAGCTGGACGACGCAGAGTATCGCGTAAAGCCCATGAACTGCCCGGGCCACATCCTCATCTACAAGTCCACGCCCAAGAGCTACCGCGACCTGCCCGTGCGCTATGCCGAGCTGGGCAACGTCTACCGCTTTGAGCGCAGCGGCACCATGCACGGCCTTCTGCGTGTGCGTGGCTTTACGCAGGACGACGCGCACGTCTTCTGCACCTCTGACCAGATCAAGGGAGAGATCGAGGCCTGCCTCGACTTCGCTGATGCCGTGCTGAAGACGTTTGGCTTCCAGGAGTACCGCCTGGAACTCTCCACCCATGACCCTAACAAGGCAAGCGACTTCGTAGGCACACCCGAAGACTGGGCACACGCTGAGGGCGCCCTGCGCGACGTACTGAACGCACGCGGCATCACCTTCCAGACCTTCCCTGGCGAAGCCGCCTTCTACGGTCCTAAGATCGACGTCAAGCTGGTCGACGTCCTCGGCCGCCTGTGGCAGCTCTCAACCGTCCAGTTCGACTTCAACCTGCCCAAGCGCTTCGAGCTGGAGTACGTCGGCGAAGACGGCGAACGTCACCAACCGGTAATGGTGCACCGCGCGTTGTTCGGTTCGGTTGAACGCTTCTTCGGCGTTCTGATCGAGCACTACGCGGGCGCCTTCCCGCTGTGGCTCTCGCCGGTGCAGGTGGGGCTGGTGCCCATCAGCGAGAAGCACCACGCCTACGCGGAGCAGGTGAAGCAGAAGCTCGAGGCCGCCGGTCTGCGCGTCGAGCTGGACCTGCGCAACGAGAAGATGAACGCGAAGATCCGCGACTTCACGCTGCAGAAGGTACCGTTCGTGCTGATCATGGGCGACAAGGAAGCAGCGGCTGAGGCGGTCAGCGTCCGCACCCGCGGCGCAGGCGACCAGGGAAGTGTCCCCTTGACCGAGTTCATCACCCGCGCGCAGGAGCTGCTGGACTCCAAGTCGCCAACACTCTAA
- a CDS encoding Cif family virulence factor, with protein sequence MNPKFAVAAIFAVGVLSSHCIGQTAATCQTRIPATWTGDVKAAAETDCAFNDDSQKTGAEAWYKFADERFATKASPSREALRDALKPNYAQPGFRVVWWPTSAQQFGTLVITSGTAEWHQPDSQGKDTIKTTHYLTVWRQQKDGSWRFIWDGGAD encoded by the coding sequence ATGAACCCCAAATTTGCAGTTGCGGCGATCTTTGCAGTGGGTGTATTGTCTAGCCACTGTATCGGACAGACCGCTGCCACCTGCCAGACCCGCATTCCGGCCACCTGGACAGGGGATGTGAAAGCGGCGGCTGAAACCGACTGCGCCTTCAACGACGACAGCCAGAAAACCGGCGCGGAGGCGTGGTACAAGTTTGCCGACGAGCGCTTTGCTACGAAGGCCTCACCCTCCCGGGAGGCACTGCGCGATGCTCTGAAGCCCAATTACGCTCAGCCCGGCTTCCGGGTGGTGTGGTGGCCCACTTCAGCGCAACAGTTTGGAACATTGGTAATCACCAGCGGCACCGCAGAGTGGCACCAACCCGATTCCCAGGGGAAGGACACTATAAAAACCACACATTATTTAACCGTGTGGAGGCAACAAAAAGACGGTTCCTGGCGTTTCATATGGGATGGAGGCGCGGACTAG
- a CDS encoding winged helix-turn-helix domain-containing protein — protein sequence MRLLLCLADRAGDVVSIDDLLDQVWSGVAVSPDSVYQAVASLRRSLGDDPRQPTYIATAPRLGYRLVAAVAPCANQDHPQIQDDPVPESGLPNPVTETRARINPRYVVIAAMVLLVFVVGTGVFLVYGRSMHRAAVPVIVPQSQESIAVLPFLDLTEGMKEEEFADGMTEELIDRLSKIPDLRVPSPTSSFYFKGKQVSIPEIAKALGVAYVLDGSVRKSGSRLRIAARLIRADSGYVIWSETYDRPSGDALMVQDDIAGKVAKTLSRLSSVRRATDIPPHR from the coding sequence ATGCGTCTTCTGTTGTGCCTCGCGGACCGTGCGGGTGACGTCGTCAGCATCGATGATCTGCTCGACCAGGTCTGGTCAGGGGTGGCCGTATCGCCCGATTCCGTTTACCAGGCTGTGGCCTCTCTTCGCCGCTCACTCGGCGACGACCCCAGGCAGCCCACGTATATTGCCACGGCGCCGCGTCTTGGTTATCGGCTCGTGGCGGCGGTTGCTCCCTGCGCCAATCAAGACCACCCACAGATTCAGGATGACCCAGTCCCGGAGAGCGGACTGCCGAATCCGGTAACCGAGACGCGCGCCAGAATCAACCCCAGATACGTGGTCATTGCGGCCATGGTCCTTCTTGTTTTCGTGGTTGGGACGGGTGTTTTTCTGGTGTACGGCAGGAGCATGCATCGTGCGGCCGTCCCAGTTATTGTCCCGCAGTCGCAAGAATCGATTGCGGTGCTGCCTTTTCTCGACTTGACCGAAGGGATGAAGGAGGAGGAATTCGCCGATGGCATGACTGAGGAACTGATCGACAGACTCAGCAAGATCCCGGACCTGCGGGTGCCATCGCCCACCTCTTCTTTCTACTTCAAGGGCAAGCAAGTTTCTATTCCGGAGATCGCTAAGGCTCTTGGCGTGGCATACGTGCTCGATGGGAGCGTTCGCAAGTCGGGTTCCCGGCTGAGGATTGCCGCACGTCTCATTCGCGCAGACAGCGGATATGTGATCTGGTCTGAAACCTACGACCGCCCGTCCGGCGATGCATTGATGGTTCAGGATGACATTGCGGGCAAGGTCGCCAAAACGCTCAGTCGGTTGAGTTCGGTTCGACGAGCCACCGATATTCCTCCTCATCGGTAA
- a CDS encoding M20/M25/M40 family metallo-hydrolase, which produces MPFVRTVARWSMPVVALSAFALPSLAADKKPAAAPSATTKPWEAEQPAVEKIDLDAYMRIRQEGMQHGRVMQFASALVDGIGPRLTGSPNMAKANEWTRETLSKIGLENAHLEDWGEFGMGWQQINSWARLVSPDPEPLWIQAAPWSPATKGSVSGQAILVDVNEMKDIEKYKGKLAGKIVLFGAPRAVPDLDKPLFHRYTDEELKEMESYPAARTGGPNPLAAAAERARIRTEALKLMTEEGVAAIITPSRDGSNGGGTGIIFDDNGANLVRGAQNAATAVKIPNAVMTIESYGRLARLLGASVPVELEVNIETRFTGDHEHGFNTVAEIPGTDPKLKDQVVMVGGHLDSWVSATGATDNAAGSVVAMEAMRILKAIGYKPKRTLRIALWSGEEQGLCGSRAYVHTHFGGPEGSPTPVCGAAPSPNAAPAAIKTTKEWETLDGYFNVDNGTGKLRGVYTQENYAIGNVFAQWIAPLKDLGLTTISYRNTGGTDHQSYDAVGLPGFQFIQDPMDYGSRTHHSNMDTYERLHEADLEQAAIVEAIFLYNTSEREAMLPRKTFPHPELNKQKDAPIPGLFPNAVEKK; this is translated from the coding sequence ATGCCATTCGTACGTACTGTTGCGCGCTGGAGCATGCCCGTTGTGGCACTCAGCGCCTTTGCGCTGCCGTCTCTGGCGGCAGACAAAAAGCCCGCGGCCGCACCGTCCGCCACCACCAAGCCGTGGGAGGCGGAACAGCCCGCGGTCGAAAAGATCGACCTCGATGCCTACATGCGCATCCGCCAGGAGGGCATGCAGCATGGCCGCGTCATGCAGTTTGCCTCCGCCCTGGTTGACGGTATCGGCCCTCGCCTGACCGGATCGCCCAACATGGCCAAGGCGAACGAATGGACCAGGGAGACCCTGAGCAAGATCGGTCTGGAAAACGCGCACCTTGAAGACTGGGGCGAGTTCGGCATGGGCTGGCAGCAGATCAACAGCTGGGCGCGCCTGGTTTCGCCCGACCCGGAGCCGCTGTGGATTCAGGCCGCTCCCTGGTCGCCGGCCACCAAGGGCTCTGTCAGCGGACAGGCCATCCTGGTGGATGTCAATGAAATGAAGGACATCGAGAAGTACAAAGGCAAGCTGGCCGGCAAAATCGTGCTCTTCGGCGCTCCGCGCGCTGTGCCTGACCTGGATAAGCCGCTCTTCCACCGCTACACCGACGAAGAGCTGAAAGAGATGGAGAGCTATCCCGCCGCCCGTACTGGCGGACCGAACCCACTGGCGGCAGCAGCCGAACGCGCCCGCATCCGCACCGAGGCCCTGAAGCTGATGACCGAAGAGGGCGTTGCGGCGATCATCACCCCCAGCCGCGACGGTTCCAACGGCGGCGGCACCGGCATCATCTTTGACGACAACGGAGCTAACCTTGTCCGCGGCGCGCAGAACGCCGCTACAGCAGTAAAGATTCCCAACGCCGTCATGACCATTGAGAGCTACGGCCGCCTGGCGCGCCTGCTGGGAGCCAGCGTGCCCGTTGAGCTCGAGGTCAATATCGAAACCAGGTTCACCGGCGACCACGAGCACGGCTTCAACACCGTGGCCGAGATTCCCGGCACCGATCCCAAGCTGAAGGACCAGGTCGTCATGGTAGGCGGCCACCTGGATAGCTGGGTCAGCGCCACAGGAGCCACGGACAACGCCGCCGGCTCCGTCGTCGCGATGGAGGCCATGCGCATCCTGAAGGCCATCGGCTACAAGCCCAAACGCACCCTCCGCATCGCCCTGTGGAGCGGTGAGGAGCAGGGCCTCTGCGGCTCGCGTGCCTACGTTCATACGCACTTCGGCGGACCGGAAGGCTCCCCCACGCCGGTCTGCGGCGCAGCGCCCAGCCCGAACGCGGCGCCCGCGGCCATCAAGACCACCAAAGAGTGGGAGACGCTGGATGGCTACTTCAACGTGGATAACGGCACCGGCAAGCTGCGCGGCGTCTACACGCAGGAGAACTACGCCATCGGCAACGTCTTCGCGCAGTGGATCGCTCCGCTGAAGGACCTGGGACTCACCACCATCAGCTACCGCAACACCGGCGGCACTGACCACCAGTCCTACGACGCCGTGGGCCTGCCCGGCTTCCAGTTCATCCAGGACCCCATGGACTACGGCAGCCGCACCCACCACTCCAACATGGATACCTATGAGCGCCTGCATGAGGCCGACCTGGAGCAAGCGGCCATCGTCGAGGCAATCTTCCTCTACAACACCAGCGAGCGCGAAGCCATGCTGCCTCGCAAGACCTTCCCGCACCCTGAGTTGAACAAGCAGAAGGACGCGCCCATCCCGGGCCTGTTCCCCAATGCAGTGGAGAAGAAGTAA